The Hirundo rustica isolate bHirRus1 chromosome 24, bHirRus1.pri.v3, whole genome shotgun sequence genome includes a window with the following:
- the LOC120762982 gene encoding phosphatidylinositol 4-phosphate 3-kinase C2 domain-containing subunit beta → CLPDIYALLSHWSSASHQDALGLLHATFPDQEVRRTAVRWIDSISDAELLDYLPQLVQALKYECYLDSPLVRFLMKRAICDLKITHYFFWLLKDGLKDSQFSIRYQYLLAALLCCCGKGLREEFDRQCLLVSTLARLAQQVRDAAPSARQGILREGLEDVAQFFQAHGSCRLPLSPSLLVKGIVPRDCSYFNSNAVPLKLSFQNVDPLGENIRVIFKCGDDLRQDMLTLQMIRIMNKIWVQEGLDMRMVIFRCFSTGRGRGMVEMIPNAETLRKIQVEHGVTGSFKDRPLADWLQKHNPKEDEYEKAVENFIYSCAGCCVATYVLGICDRHNDNIMLKTTGHMFHIDFGRFLGHAQMFGNIKRDRAPFVFTSDMAYVINGGDKPSSRFHDFVDLCCQAYNLIRKHTHLFLNLLGLMLSCGIPELSDLEDLKYVYDALRPQDSDADATTYFTRLIESSLGSVATKLNFFIHNLAQMKFAGSEARPALSFAPRAHSLKTSGRIRDVFLCRHERVFNPSKGYTYVVKVQRDGEVTFVQRTFEEFQELHNKLRLLFPSSLLPSFPSRFVIGRSRGEAAAERRKDELNGYVWHLIHAAPEVAECDLVYTFFHPLPRDEKAAGSNPAPKAADSTWARSLGRVGGEVKLSISYKNSKLFIMVMHIRGLPPLHDGNDPDPYVKTYLLPDPQKTTKRKTKVARKTCNPTYNEMLVYDGIPRGDLEQRELRLSVLSEEGFWENILLGEVGIRLRDLDLAQEKMGWFALGSRGHGTL, encoded by the exons TGCCTGCCCGACATCTACGCCCTGCTCAGCCACTGGAGCTCCGCCAGCCACCAGGacgccctggggctgctgcacgCCAC GTTCCCGGACCAGGAGGTGAGGAGGACGGCCGTGCGGTGGATCGACTCCATCTCGGACGCGGAGCTGCTGGATTACCTGCCCCAGCTGGTCCAG GCCCTCAAGTACGAGTGCTACCTGGACAGTCCCCTGGTGCGCTTCCTGATGAAGAGAGCCATCTGTGACCTCAAGATCACACACTACTTCTtctg gctgcTGAAGGACGGCCTCAAGGACTCGCAGTTCAGCATCCGGTACCAGTACCTGCTGGCCgcgctgctgtgctgctgcggGAAGGGGCTGCGCGAGGAGTTCGACCGGCAGTGCCTGCTGGTCAGCACGCTGGCCAGGCTGGCGCAGCAGGTGCGGGACGCCGCCCCGTCCGCCCGCCAG GGAATCCTGCGCGAGGGGCTGGAGGACGTGGCGCAGTTCTTCCAGGCCCACGGCTCGTGCCGGCTGCcgctcagccccagcctgctggTCAAGGGCATCGTGCCCCGG GACTGCTCCTACTTCAACTCCAACGCCGTCCCGCTGAAGCTCTCCTTCCAGAACGTGGATCCGCTCGGGGAGAACATCCGCGTCATCTTCAAG TGTGGCGATGACCTGCGGCAGGACATGCTGACGCTGCAGATGATCCGCATCATGAACAAGATCTGggtgcaggaggggctggaCATGCGCATGGTCATCTTCCGCTGCTTCTCCACCGGCCGCGGGCGAG GCATGGTGGAGATGATCCCCAACGCCGAGACCCTGCGGAAGATCCAGGTGGAGCACGGCGTGACCGGCTCCTTCAAGGACCGGCCGCTGGCGGACTGGCTGCAGAAACACAACCCCAAGGAGGACGAGTACGAGAAG GCCGTGGAAAACTTCATCTACTCCTGCGCCGGCTGCTGCGTGGCCACCTACGTGCTGGGCATCTGCGACAGGCACAACGACAACATCATGCTCAAGACCACGGGCCACATGTTCCACATCGATTTCGGCAGGTTCCTGGGCCACGCCCAGATGTTCGGCAACATCAAGAG GGACCGGGCGCCCTTCGTCTTCACCTCGGACATGGCGTACGTCATCAACGGCGGGGACAAGCCCTCCAGCCGCTTCCACGACTTCGTGGACCTGTGCTGCCAGGCCTACAACCTGATCCGCAAGCACACCCACCTCTTCCTCAacctgctggggctg aTGCTGTCCTGCGGCATCCCCGAGCTCTCCGACCTGGAGGACCTCAAGTACGTCTATGACGCGCTGAGGCCGCAGGACTCCGACGCCGACGCCACCACCTACTTCACCAG GTTGATCGAGTCCAGCCTGGGCAGCGTGGCCACCAAGCTCAACTTCTTCATCCACAACCTGGCGCAGATGAAGTTCGCGGGCTCGGAGGCGCGGCCGGCGCTGTCCTTCGCCCCCCGCGCGCACAGCCTCAAAACGTCCGGCCGGATCCGCGACGTCTTCCTGTGCCGCCACGAGAGGGTCTTCAACCCCAGCAAGGGCTAC ACCTACGTGGTGAAGGTGCAGCGTGACGGCGAGGTGACCTTCGTGCAGCGCACCTTCGAGGAGTTCCAGGAGCTGCACAACAAACTGcgcctcctcttcccttcctcgCTGCTGCCCAG CTTCCCCAGCAGGTTCGTCATCGGGCGCTCGCGGGGCGAGGCGGCGGCCGAGCGGCGCAAGGACGAGCTCAACGGCTACGTCTGGCACCTGATCCACGCCGCCCCCGAGGTGGCAGAG TGTGACCTCGTCTACACCTtcttccaccccctgccccgcGACGAGAAGGCGGCCGGAAGCAACCCGGCCCCGAAGGCGGCAG ACTCCACGTGGGCTCGGTCCCTGGGCAGGGTCGGCGGGGAGGTGAAGCTCTCCATCTCCTACAAGAACAGCAAGCTCTTCATCATGGTGATGCACATCCGAGGGCTG CCGCCCCTGCACGACGGCAACGACCCCGACCCCTACGTCAAGACCTACCTGCTGCCCGACCCGCAGAAAACCACCAAGAGGAAAACCAAAGTGGCCCGAAAAACCTGCAACCCCACCTACAACGAGATG CTGGTGTACGACGGGATCCCCCGCGGGGACCTGGAGCAGCGGGAGCTGCGGCTGAGCGTGCTGAGCGAGGAAGGGTTTTGGGAGaacatcctgctgggagaggtggGGATTCGCCTCCGCGACCTGGACCTGGCGCAGGAGAAGATGGGCTGGTTCGCCCTGGGCTCCCGCGGCCACGGCACGCTGTGA